In the genome of Impatiens glandulifera chromosome 6, dImpGla2.1, whole genome shotgun sequence, the window TGATTTCAACAGAATCGACGCACACAATGACAATAtgacatacatacatacatacaagATCGCCAGTATTTACTTACCATTGAGGACACCAAGGTCAAGTGTGTCAACATCAAAGCCAGCGTCAAAGTAATGATCGTAGATGTGACCCGGCGCATCAACGTGTGTACCGGTGTGAGTCGGAAGCTTCATTTCGGAGTTATTAGCGAGAGAACCGTTCTTCATACTCGCCGGAAGTGATAAAAACTGGCCTAAACCTTCATCGGATCCCCATGTAGGCATCTCGGATGTCATCCTGTGACTGATGTCAATGATTCTCCCGCCATCGTAGACTTCTCTCCTCTCAGGTACGATGCTCTCTTGGCTACATGATGAGGCGGCGTCCTCGTAGGATACAGGACATGAACCGTCAAGCGTGGCGACGGCGATGAGCGATATAGCGAAGAGCTCAATACATATGAGGAGGAGGAGAGAGATTCTCATCATTGAACTGCGTTTAGAAGATCGACGATCGATCGAAGAAGACTAGAAGAATTCGAGCCTGAAATGTTCATTTGATTTCCCAACTGCGGCCGCCGGCAAACGCTCATCGCAGCGTTTTGCAACAGGAGATATATTCATCGCTGGTCCcacaatctattatttttggccaatttttatttaactcgaaattttgtattttttttattaaactgatCTCAAACTTTGAAATTACTAAATTAGTGAGAGgcttgaattataaaaaaaatattaaaaattaaaaaaaaaactttagctGTGtgagattttcaaaataaaaaaaagtccgttatcttatattaatttattatttttttaattaatttgttacgttttaaaataaaattatatttaaaaacgttttgaatgtatttttttaaattgaatattattttcgAGATATACATTTGTCGAATTTGATTTGAGTGACTATAAAATGTGTATTgagaaaatttgaatataaatagatgtttatttatgtttttaaaaactttataacGACGTAACTTTGTGTATAGTTTACAAAGacgtatttttattttaaattaaatatttttttcgaaaTATATACGAATCAAAATTACGGTTTGAATGTCTTAAATGTGTTGAAatgattagaaaaataaaaaaaagagataattgctattttatttttataaatatagtaaAAAGAAATGATTAAGAATGAAATTTGGGTGAAAAATTgactgaaaaaattaaataatttctatcttttaattttttcctcacatttctttctttttcgaACTTATGAGATGATTCAAGTCATTCCTTCATAAATTCCCACTATATTAAAGTAAGATGACTAGGTTCATTGGTAAGAAATCCTTAAATTgctcaaattttaataatttaagtttcATCTAAGctctatttaataaaatcaaaccaagttcaaattaataaaaataaactaagttGGACCCAAATagttattaaacaatatttattttatatataaagaaacattaacaaaaacacattttttaatataaaattaaaatatattataatgtaaaaaggttaaaaacacTTGAATAGAGAACAACAAAGAGAGGGTGGTATATTTGGGCCTTCATTAAAAGAATCAAAATTCTTTAGATAAGCCTGACCCAACATAAGACCCAACTTAACTTGTCCCTCCGTCGTAAGATGCAGGTTATCTTCTTTCACAGGAAGTCCTTTAGCATCAACGCAAACAACGTTCATCAAATCCAAACCCTTCTGCGCCTCTCTCACTATCTCTATATACTTATCATATCCTCCAGTCGCAATCGCCACATGAATCACCGGCAGCGATGGCGATCCCAGATCTAATCGTACATTTTCAATCAActtcttcatcttcgatccaTAACACTCCGCATCGTGAAGCTTCGAAGTATCACTCTCCCCTTGATACCAAATCAACGCCTTGATCTCGCCTTCTTTGGCTGCGAATTTTGCTCTCTTTATCATGTTCTGATACAGGCGAGACCCGCGTGACCATTCTTTGATGGCGGTGCCGCCGACGGCGCATGGGACGAGGCCGATTGTGTCGGAATTGGAGATTGAGTTGGCGAAGGACATTCCGGGACCTATGCCGCAGGTTTTTTTGGTGTCGATGTCGGCGTGGAGAGGAGGTTGGGCAATTTCCCATTTGAGATGGGAATTTAGACGGAAGATGTGGGTTGGATCGGGGGAACATTCTGGTGGGATTATGTGATCCCAGTGGTTGTTTTTGGTGACGCCGCCGCGGCCGGACATGTTGCTTTGGCCGGAAAGTATGAAGATTTGTTTCTTCTTTGGGGATGAAATGGATATTCCCATATTTGTGGTGAAGACTCCgaatgattgatgatgatctAACAACTATGTAGAGTCTTTGAGTTCTGTTCTGgtgagagggagagagagaaagatagaGATAACAAATGGGCCAGCCcaataatctattttattattgaagGATTGCCAATGGAATTAGAATGTACAAAATATTGGTTCGAAAAATGTTCAATTCTACATTAttcataaataagaaaacaaagcCACAACCAATATGTATGATACATTATTCAAAAGAAAACAAAGGCATAAACTAAATagaataaatgttataagcaCTAATGCAGGAGACGGAATAAAAATTTTGAAGGGTTAATTCGTTATGATAGTTCTAGACATAACGAAAAGAGCACAACAATGGTAGAgagaaatcaaacaaataaaaattaatgtatcCGAAGATATTTCAAAAAGCAATCGGTTCCAGATTAACCTCGTAATGTATTAATGTCACGATGATAACAATGTGAAAATTTTGCAACTCTCAACTGAGATTATGGAAGATTTTACAATttctttcaatttaaattattcactATAAAATAATAGTGATATAGCCACATTGTCTTACACCCAACCCGTAAGTCCAGTCGTTTTCACTCGTGTTTCTTAAAACACACTAATATGCTCGGTATAACTAGAGAAGAAATCTACCTATAGGATAAgttaggaaaaaaatatttattatttatcaagttttataataataatatttatattagttgtttagtaactaatttaactattttttaaacaagATCTTGTTTCAttctctttaattattattattatttttttttcattttctttaaaatctGTCCCTCGGTTGTCGGTATAACCTAATTAGAATTCATAGTGGATCATGATACCGGATCATAACCAAGTTGTTCCTAATTTGGTGCATGTATGCGTCACTTactattttcaaaaacaattttgAACAAACAAGCTTCAAACTTATTagaattatttctaaaaataactaaaatggAAACAATCTTAAAAAACAAATCTTACTAATCATTATCGATCACTAGGAGTGATGAATTAATAAAACTACCCATGCACATCATAACATGCATGATACATGTCAAATGTAGTACATTAATAACTAAACATAACATCGTGATCTCTTTTTGATGCGGTCAAAAGATACACCTTTTTGTTACTGTAATTTCACATGATTGATGATGAACATGGCAATTTGTCAAGAACATGTAAAGCTTCTCTCATAGAAGGCCTTTTCTGTGGTACCAAGGAAACACACTTAAAACCCAACTTAAAACATTCCAAGATACCATATTCCCTCCCCTCCACGTCAGCCCTAATCCCCACGTCCGCCATCCTCAAAACCCTTTCCTCGTCTTCCTCCACCGTCACCCCACCGCCGGTCCATTGCCCCAATTCCCGGTCCGATATCACCCTTCCACTCAAAAGCTCCAATAACACAATCCCAAACGAATAAACATCCCACTTTCCACTCGGCTTAACATTCTCAAGCGATTCCGGCGCATGATAAGGTGAAGTACACCCAACAAATCCCGCCGGGTACGGACTGTTGTTACCGCCGCAAATTGAAACATCGTCACGGGCAGCCAAGGATCTCTTGCTTCCAAAATGTCGTGTGGCTCCGGCGCCGCCTGTTCCACTGCGACGATGACCTCCACCGGCGCCGGAAATGAGACGGTCCAGGCCAAAATCTGAAATGACGGCTTCCATTTCCGGCGTTAATAGAATGTTACTAGGTTTAACGTTTCCATGCACGTGCTTCTTGTCGTGGATGTAGGCCAGGCCACGTGCTATACCTTTTGCTATCTTGAGCCGAATTTGAAACGATAGATGGCTTGGAGAAGAACCcatttttcctaaaaaaaaaaattgaaagaattagCCGTTACAAATGTAGGTCACAGAAAGTGATGGAAATTAAGGAGAATAATGAATCCAAAAAAGGgatctttaaattaattcattgaaAGGGATGTCACATGCTTTTCTAATTTCTCCATCATCCTTTCTTTCTGTCTTCTCTGTTTTCTTCCTACATGTGAACTCTCTCTCCACCACACTTATCACTTTCAAATTTATCCTCCCATTTCTTAATCTAATGATATTACTTAATTCATCAATTTATGTAATTAAGGAATATCTCTATCAAATTCATAGAATACGTGAAAAAGGAGAGAGCTTACTGTAACCGTTAATGGTGGCAAGACTTCCATTGGAGACATAATCACTAATAACAAGTTTCTCATCTTCACCCCAATAAAACCCACGAATTTTAACCAAATTTGGATGGCGCATCTTAGCAACTGACCGGACCTGTCTTTCGAattccttcatcttcatcatttcACCATCTCCGATCCTTCTGACTGCATATGAAGTCCCATCTCCGAGCACCGCCT includes:
- the LOC124942100 gene encoding probable carbohydrate esterase At4g34215: MGISISSPKKKQIFILSGQSNMSGRGGVTKNNHWDHIIPPECSPDPTHIFRLNSHLKWEIAQPPLHADIDTKKTCGIGPGMSFANSISNSDTIGLVPCAVGGTAIKEWSRGSRLYQNMIKRAKFAAKEGEIKALIWYQGESDTSKLHDAECYGSKMKKLIENVRLDLGSPSLPVIHVAIATGGYDKYIEIVREAQKGLDLMNVVCVDAKGLPVKEDNLHLTTEGQVKLGLMLGQAYLKNFDSFNEGPNIPPSLCCSLFKCF